The proteins below come from a single Zhouia spongiae genomic window:
- a CDS encoding phosphatidate cytidylyltransferase — translation MKELAKRAITGILYVFLLLSAAILHTDAFDFLFLAFGLICLYEFKKIIKLSGYHIFIAFLALWWVFIYILPDVSEKQPLIYLLLLVCLSVNSYLFTRLYSKEKRKFSNLNKFFISLFYIGGGCIFLTMIPYSKDHFAKSLIIGIFILIWVNDSFAYLVGKSIGKNKLFPSVSPKKTIEGFAGGVIFALAGAYLLNRYTSELTLTEWLVLALVIVLTGNVGDLVESKFKRTAGVKDSGAILPGHGGLLDRLDSLLFAAPFAYLTLLIFNYVS, via the coding sequence ATGAAAGAACTCGCAAAACGTGCCATCACCGGAATATTATATGTTTTCCTATTATTATCTGCTGCTATTTTGCACACAGATGCTTTTGATTTTTTATTCCTTGCCTTTGGACTCATATGTCTTTATGAATTCAAAAAAATCATAAAATTAAGCGGATATCATATTTTCATTGCTTTCCTGGCCTTATGGTGGGTATTTATATATATCCTTCCCGATGTATCGGAAAAACAACCTTTAATATACCTCCTGCTCCTTGTTTGTTTATCTGTAAACAGCTATCTGTTTACAAGACTTTACTCGAAAGAAAAGAGAAAGTTTTCCAATCTGAATAAATTCTTTATCAGCCTGTTTTACATAGGAGGCGGATGCATCTTTCTGACGATGATCCCATATAGCAAAGACCATTTTGCAAAATCCTTGATTATTGGTATTTTTATATTAATATGGGTTAACGATTCTTTCGCATATCTGGTGGGAAAATCGATCGGCAAAAACAAGTTATTCCCTTCGGTATCTCCTAAAAAGACCATTGAAGGTTTCGCAGGCGGAGTTATTTTCGCACTGGCCGGAGCTTATTTGTTGAACAGGTACACATCTGAACTAACACTTACCGAATGGCTGGTACTTGCCTTGGTTATAGTACTGACAGGAAATGTCGGGGATTTGGTAGAGTCTAAATTTAAAAGAACGGCAGGCGTAAAAGACAGTGGAGCTATTTTACCTGGCCACGGAGGTCTTCTCGACAGATTAGACAGTTTATTATTTGCTGCTCCTTTTGCTTATTTAACATTATTAATTTTCAACTATGTTTCATAA
- a CDS encoding phosphatidylserine decarboxylase family protein — translation MFHKEGHKIIFFTFLFSVVIALLAEYFVTLNWLRTIIQLAVIILLVLILQFFRNPKRKTDINDHNIIAPVDGKVVVVEEVFEKEYFKDKRIQVSIFMSPINVHVTRYALGGIVKFSKYHPGKYLVAWHPKASEENERTTIVVENPSYGEVLYRQIAGALAKRIVNYAKVGDKVVQGEDAGFIKFGSRVDVFLPLTADVKVEIGQKVKGGVDVIAS, via the coding sequence ATGTTTCATAAAGAAGGTCATAAGATTATTTTCTTTACGTTTTTATTCTCAGTGGTTATTGCCCTACTGGCAGAGTATTTCGTCACTTTAAACTGGTTAAGAACCATTATTCAACTGGCCGTAATCATTTTACTGGTACTTATCCTCCAGTTCTTCAGAAATCCAAAACGAAAAACTGATATTAACGATCATAATATAATTGCTCCTGTGGATGGAAAAGTGGTGGTAGTTGAAGAAGTTTTTGAAAAAGAATACTTTAAGGACAAACGTATTCAGGTATCTATTTTCATGTCACCAATAAACGTACACGTAACAAGATATGCACTAGGGGGAATCGTTAAGTTCAGTAAGTACCACCCGGGAAAATATTTAGTGGCCTGGCATCCTAAGGCTTCTGAAGAAAACGAACGTACTACGATTGTGGTAGAGAACCCTTCATATGGTGAGGTTCTGTACAGGCAAATAGCAGGGGCACTGGCAAAACGAATAGTGAACTATGCCAAGGTAGGCGATAAAGTAGTTCAGGGAGAAGATGCCGGCTTTATAAAATTTGGCTCAAGAGTAGATGTATTCTTGCCCTTGACCGCAGATGTAAAAGTAGAAATTGGACAAAAAGTGAAAGGTGGTGTAGATGTAATCGCATCCTAA
- a CDS encoding acyl-CoA-binding protein yields MTDQELDKAFQEAVDVVNNCQEPFPADFLLRLYAYYKKATHNIEPPSSRKALINAFKANALFQTRGISVREAKERYINLVNDYFNL; encoded by the coding sequence ATGACAGACCAAGAATTAGATAAAGCTTTTCAAGAAGCTGTAGATGTAGTAAATAATTGCCAGGAGCCGTTTCCTGCCGATTTCCTATTGCGTTTATATGCCTACTATAAGAAAGCGACCCACAATATCGAACCTCCAAGCAGCAGAAAAGCCCTGATCAATGCATTTAAGGCAAATGCATTATTCCAAACCCGCGGCATTAGTGTCCGGGAAGCAAAAGAAAGGTACATCAATCTGGTTAATGATTATTTCAACTTATAA
- a CDS encoding valine--tRNA ligase, whose translation MNIPSKYDAHSVEGKWYEHWMKNNYFHSVPDEREPYAIVIPPPNVTGVLHMGHMLNNTIQDVLIRRARLKGMNACWVPGTDHASIATEAKVVARLKEQGINKNDISREEFLKHAWEWTHEYGGVILEQLKKLGCSCDWDRTKFTMDDDMSASVIKVFVDLYKKGLIYRGYRMVNWDPEAKTTLSDEEVIYEERQGYLYYLAYQIEGSDESVTIATTRPETILGDTAICINPNDDRYRHLKGKKAIVPISNRVIPIIEDDYVDVEFGTGCLKVTPAHDENDKNLGDKHQLEVIDIFNADATLNSYGLHYEGKDRFVVRKEIVKELEEKGHLVKTENHLNKVGTSERTKAVIEPRLSDQWFLKMEALAKPALEAVLGDEKEINLFPKKFENTYRHWMENIRDWNISRQLWWGQQIPAYYYGEGKEDFVVAENKEDALKLARVKAGNASLEIDDLRQDEDALDTWFSSWLWPMSVFGGVLDPENEEYKYYYPTSDLVTGPDILFFWVARMIIAGYEFDGEKPFTNVYLTGLVRDKQRRKMSKSLGNSPDALKLIEDFGADGVRVGLLLSSAAGNDLLFDEALCQQGKNFANKIWNAFRLVKGWEVSDRIQQPEAAKVAIEWYEAKFNQSLAEIEDHFDKYRISDALMATYKLVWDDFCSWLLEMVKPAYQSPIDSVTYAGVIAFFENNLRILHPFMPFLTEEIWQHIEARDVDSALIVSTWPELYPVNTEIINDFVFAAEVVSGIRTIRKEKNIPFKDGLDLAVLNNEKKDRQFDAVIVKLGNVDNLSYVDDKVEGALSFRVKSNEYFIPVSGAINIDEEIEKLETELKYTEGFLKSVRGKLSNDKFVNGAPEKVVAMERKKEADAVAKIETIKESIASLK comes from the coding sequence ATGAATATTCCGTCTAAATATGATGCCCATAGTGTTGAAGGGAAGTGGTATGAACACTGGATGAAGAACAATTATTTTCATTCTGTTCCTGATGAAAGAGAACCATATGCCATTGTCATCCCTCCGCCTAATGTAACAGGGGTTTTACACATGGGACATATGCTAAACAATACCATACAGGATGTCCTTATAAGGAGGGCGCGTTTAAAAGGAATGAATGCTTGTTGGGTGCCGGGTACAGACCATGCTTCTATTGCAACAGAGGCCAAGGTTGTTGCCAGGCTTAAGGAACAGGGAATCAACAAGAACGATATTAGCAGAGAGGAGTTTTTAAAGCATGCCTGGGAATGGACTCATGAATATGGAGGCGTTATTTTAGAGCAGTTAAAGAAGTTAGGATGCTCCTGCGATTGGGACAGGACAAAATTTACCATGGATGACGATATGTCAGCATCTGTGATAAAAGTTTTTGTAGACCTTTATAAAAAAGGTCTTATTTACAGAGGTTACCGTATGGTGAACTGGGACCCTGAAGCTAAAACCACTTTGTCTGATGAAGAAGTTATTTATGAAGAAAGGCAAGGGTATTTGTATTATTTGGCATATCAGATCGAAGGTTCTGATGAGAGTGTTACGATAGCGACTACCAGGCCTGAGACTATTTTGGGAGATACGGCCATTTGTATAAACCCGAACGATGATCGTTACAGGCATTTAAAAGGGAAGAAGGCTATAGTGCCTATTTCTAACAGGGTGATCCCTATTATAGAAGATGATTATGTAGACGTGGAATTTGGTACCGGATGTTTGAAGGTAACCCCTGCACATGATGAAAATGATAAGAACCTGGGCGATAAACATCAGTTAGAGGTTATAGATATTTTTAATGCTGATGCTACCTTAAACAGTTATGGATTACACTATGAAGGGAAAGACCGTTTTGTAGTCCGCAAGGAGATTGTAAAAGAATTGGAGGAGAAGGGGCATTTGGTAAAGACAGAAAACCACCTGAATAAGGTAGGTACTTCTGAGCGGACAAAAGCAGTGATAGAGCCAAGGTTGTCAGATCAGTGGTTTCTGAAGATGGAGGCTTTGGCTAAGCCTGCATTGGAAGCTGTTCTTGGAGATGAAAAGGAAATCAATTTATTTCCGAAGAAGTTTGAAAACACTTACCGTCACTGGATGGAAAATATCCGTGACTGGAATATTTCCCGTCAGTTATGGTGGGGACAACAGATACCGGCTTATTATTATGGTGAAGGAAAAGAAGATTTTGTTGTAGCCGAAAATAAGGAAGACGCATTAAAACTAGCCCGGGTCAAAGCCGGAAATGCTTCTTTGGAGATCGATGACCTTAGGCAGGATGAAGATGCTTTAGATACATGGTTTTCTTCCTGGTTATGGCCAATGAGTGTTTTTGGAGGTGTACTCGATCCTGAAAATGAAGAGTATAAGTATTATTATCCGACGAGTGATCTGGTTACAGGGCCTGATATTTTATTTTTCTGGGTAGCTCGAATGATTATTGCGGGCTATGAATTTGATGGCGAGAAGCCGTTTACTAATGTGTATTTGACGGGATTGGTGCGGGATAAACAACGCAGAAAAATGTCGAAGTCGTTAGGAAACTCTCCGGATGCGTTGAAGTTGATTGAAGATTTTGGGGCCGATGGTGTCAGGGTTGGTTTGTTGTTGAGTTCGGCAGCAGGTAATGACCTGTTGTTTGATGAGGCTTTGTGTCAGCAAGGAAAGAATTTTGCCAATAAGATATGGAATGCATTTCGTTTGGTAAAAGGTTGGGAGGTTTCAGATCGTATCCAACAACCTGAGGCTGCAAAAGTAGCTATAGAATGGTATGAAGCTAAGTTTAACCAGAGCTTGGCTGAGATTGAAGATCATTTTGATAAATACAGGATATCGGATGCATTGATGGCAACCTATAAGCTTGTGTGGGATGATTTTTGCAGTTGGTTATTAGAGATGGTAAAGCCGGCATACCAATCGCCGATCGATTCGGTTACTTATGCCGGTGTTATTGCCTTTTTTGAAAATAATTTAAGGATATTACACCCTTTTATGCCTTTCCTGACAGAGGAAATATGGCAGCATATAGAAGCACGAGATGTAGATAGTGCCTTAATTGTATCTACATGGCCTGAGCTATATCCGGTGAATACTGAGATCATTAATGATTTTGTTTTTGCGGCTGAGGTTGTATCAGGGATAAGAACGATAAGAAAAGAAAAGAATATTCCTTTTAAGGATGGTCTTGATTTAGCTGTGCTGAACAATGAGAAAAAGGACAGGCAGTTTGATGCTGTGATCGTTAAGCTGGGGAATGTCGATAATTTGAGCTATGTTGATGATAAGGTAGAAGGAGCGCTTTCATTCAGGGTAAAATCGAATGAATATTTTATTCCGGTAAGCGGGGCGATCAATATAGATGAGGAAATAGAAAAACTCGAAACTGAATTAAAGTATACCGAAGGCTTTTTGAAATCTGTAAGGGGGAAGCTGTCGAATGATAAGTTCGTGAATGGGGCACCCGAAAAGGTAGTGGCCATGGAGCGTAAGAAAGAGGCCGATGCGGTAGCGAAGATCGAAACTATAAAAGAGAGCATAGCCTCGCTGAAATAA
- a CDS encoding DUF1573 domain-containing protein, with amino-acid sequence MKKLVMFLFVGLISYTMAAQDKKAKIEFKEETIDYGKISKGSNGVRVFEFTNTGDAPLVISKAYSSCGCTVPSWPKEPIAPGKKGKIEIKYDTNRPGPIRKTITVITNTDKKSVALKIKGTVATDNSSR; translated from the coding sequence ATGAAAAAGTTAGTGATGTTTTTGTTTGTCGGCCTTATTAGTTATACGATGGCTGCTCAAGACAAAAAAGCTAAAATTGAATTCAAGGAAGAGACCATTGACTATGGAAAAATTTCAAAAGGCAGCAATGGTGTCAGAGTATTTGAATTTACGAACACCGGTGATGCCCCATTGGTAATTAGTAAAGCCTACTCCAGCTGTGGCTGTACAGTGCCTTCATGGCCTAAAGAGCCTATTGCTCCTGGAAAAAAAGGAAAAATAGAAATTAAGTACGACACCAATCGTCCTGGTCCGATAAGAAAGACCATTACCGTAATTACCAACACCGACAAAAAATCGGTCGCTTTAAAAATTAAAGGAACGGTAGCAACAGACAACAGCTCCAGATAA
- a CDS encoding PDZ domain-containing protein translates to MKKLASLFLFVGFMTGWVNAQTGFRFKNGESEETIRFQLINNLIVFPLKVNNVELSFILDTGVGSPILFNIYQSDSLQIRNVEEITLKGLGEGEPIRAFKSSKNTFATQKTYNSSQDFYVVIDAAINFSPRLGVPVHGIIGYDFFKDLIVEVNYASEKIKLYKPDGYNYRKCAKCNTLDIEVVRRKPFLNAAVVLEGNQIPVRLLVDSGSSDALWLFPDKEKGIKVPAKNFQDFLGRGLSGSVYGHKAKTDMFRIGDFKLRETNVAFPSDESIQHLTNPGQRNGSVGGEILKRFNVIFDYPEKKITLKKNRYFNTDFKFNLSGIELMHNGLRVVRQPERSYSGVVREDDPTGAIKILLDDSTRFKLHPSIEIAEIRPGSLAEEIGLQVGDVIISVNGKEIYDHSLQEISGLLNERVGKRVRVIVDRNGIELKFSFELKDVL, encoded by the coding sequence TTGAAGAAATTAGCTTCTCTTTTTTTATTTGTTGGTTTTATGACCGGATGGGTGAATGCGCAAACCGGTTTTCGTTTTAAAAACGGAGAGTCGGAAGAAACCATCAGGTTCCAGCTAATTAATAATCTGATTGTCTTTCCGTTGAAGGTGAATAATGTAGAATTGTCATTTATTCTCGATACAGGGGTCGGAAGCCCGATACTGTTTAATATTTACCAGAGTGACTCCCTTCAAATCAGGAATGTAGAAGAAATTACTTTAAAAGGCCTTGGAGAAGGGGAACCTATCAGGGCGTTTAAGTCGTCAAAAAATACATTCGCAACTCAAAAAACATACAATTCGAGCCAGGATTTTTATGTGGTTATAGATGCTGCAATTAATTTTTCCCCGAGATTGGGCGTGCCGGTGCATGGTATTATCGGGTATGATTTTTTTAAAGATTTAATAGTGGAAGTAAATTACGCTTCTGAAAAGATAAAGTTATACAAGCCTGATGGGTATAACTACCGGAAATGCGCGAAGTGTAACACCCTTGATATAGAGGTTGTAAGGAGAAAGCCTTTTTTAAATGCTGCAGTGGTTTTGGAAGGAAACCAGATTCCGGTCAGGCTTTTGGTAGATAGCGGAAGCAGTGATGCTTTATGGTTGTTTCCGGATAAGGAAAAGGGAATTAAGGTGCCGGCAAAGAACTTTCAGGATTTTCTGGGAAGGGGGTTGAGCGGTAGCGTATATGGGCATAAGGCGAAGACTGATATGTTTAGGATTGGCGATTTTAAGCTCAGGGAAACTAATGTGGCATTTCCTAGCGATGAATCTATTCAGCATTTAACAAACCCGGGGCAACGCAATGGTAGTGTGGGAGGGGAGATATTAAAAAGGTTTAATGTTATTTTTGATTACCCTGAAAAGAAGATAACACTAAAGAAGAACCGGTATTTTAACACTGATTTTAAGTTCAATTTAAGCGGCATAGAGCTAATGCATAACGGGTTAAGGGTGGTAAGGCAACCGGAGCGGTCATATTCAGGAGTGGTAAGAGAGGACGACCCGACCGGGGCCATTAAGATTTTGTTAGATGACAGTACCCGGTTTAAATTACACCCGTCTATCGAAATAGCGGAAATAAGGCCTGGCAGCCTGGCGGAAGAGATAGGTCTTCAAGTCGGTGATGTGATTATTTCGGTGAATGGAAAAGAAATATACGATCATTCACTTCAGGAAATATCAGGATTGTTAAATGAAAGGGTGGGTAAAAGAGTAAGGGTGATTGTAGACCGGAATGGAATAGAACTTAAGTTCTCATTCGAGTTAAAAGACGTTTTATAA
- a CDS encoding pyridoxal phosphate-dependent aminotransferase — translation MPNISIKGMQMPESPIRKLVPYAEDAKKRGTKVYHLNIGQPDIKTPEVALNAVRNANIDVLAYSRSEGSDEYRTKLAAYYKNRDIHVSADEIIITTGGSEALLFAMGTVADQGDEIIIPEPFYANYNGFATSSGLKVVPVISSIDTNFALPPIGEFENLITEKTKAILICNPGNPTGYLYSKEEIKKLAQIAKKHNLFLIADEVYREFAYDGAEHYSILQEEGLEDYAIMIDSVSKRYSMCGARIGCIVSKNKKVIQTALKFAQARLSPPTFAQIASEAALDTPQSYFDEVIGEYVERRDLLISELQKIEGVKVAKPKGAFYCIVELPVKNADDFAQWLLEKFEYNGETIMVAPAAGFYSTAEVGLNQVRIAYVLKKEELLKAAEILNNALKAYNA, via the coding sequence ATGCCAAACATTTCTATCAAAGGCATGCAAATGCCTGAATCACCAATCAGAAAACTAGTTCCATATGCGGAAGATGCAAAAAAAAGGGGAACTAAAGTATACCATCTTAATATCGGGCAACCCGATATCAAAACACCCGAAGTTGCTTTAAACGCTGTTCGAAATGCCAATATCGATGTATTAGCATATAGCAGAAGTGAAGGTTCTGATGAATACAGAACCAAATTAGCGGCTTATTACAAAAACAGGGACATTCATGTATCAGCCGATGAAATTATAATTACCACGGGAGGGTCTGAAGCACTTCTTTTTGCAATGGGAACGGTTGCCGATCAGGGCGACGAAATAATCATCCCTGAACCGTTTTATGCAAATTACAATGGATTTGCCACTTCTTCAGGACTTAAAGTAGTTCCGGTGATCTCTTCAATAGACACTAACTTTGCGTTACCTCCTATCGGAGAATTTGAGAATCTGATCACAGAAAAGACCAAAGCTATTTTAATATGTAATCCCGGTAACCCTACCGGATATCTTTACTCTAAAGAAGAGATAAAAAAACTTGCCCAAATAGCTAAAAAACACAACCTGTTCCTTATTGCTGATGAAGTATACCGCGAGTTTGCTTACGATGGTGCAGAGCATTATTCCATTCTGCAGGAAGAAGGTCTGGAAGACTATGCCATTATGATCGACTCTGTATCAAAAAGATACAGCATGTGCGGAGCAAGGATCGGATGTATCGTTTCTAAAAACAAAAAGGTGATACAAACCGCCCTTAAGTTTGCACAGGCAAGGTTATCACCCCCTACTTTTGCACAGATTGCCAGTGAAGCGGCACTTGATACCCCACAGAGTTATTTCGATGAAGTTATAGGAGAATATGTCGAAAGAAGAGACCTGCTAATTTCTGAACTCCAGAAAATTGAGGGTGTTAAAGTCGCCAAACCAAAAGGCGCTTTTTATTGCATTGTAGAATTGCCTGTAAAAAATGCCGATGACTTTGCCCAATGGTTATTGGAAAAGTTCGAATATAACGGCGAAACCATCATGGTGGCTCCGGCTGCCGGTTTCTACTCAACGGCTGAGGTAGGACTTAATCAGGTGCGGATAGCGTACGTCCTTAAAAAAGAAGAGCTGCTAAAAGCTGCTGAAATTTTAAATAATGCACTAAAAGCATATAACGCTTAA
- the murB gene encoding UDP-N-acetylmuramate dehydrogenase, translating into MEILHNISLKEYNTFGIDVNAKHFVSVSSVNELIMALKNSDYPKKFILGGGSNMLLTKDIDALVIRVDIKGISVAEAGNGYALIEANAGENWHQFVLWTLQNNYGGIENLSLIPGNVGSAPIQNIGAYGVELKDVFHSCRAININTLETETFSLEDCKFAYRDSIFKTSYKGQYVITSLTLKLTTENHLLHTRYGAIQNTLKEKGIAEPTIQDISDAVISIRQSKLPDPKKIGNSGSFFKNPVISKKEFDSFIEKNPAAPYYIVSESEVKVPAGWLIEQAGFKGKRFGDAGVHNKQALVLVNHGKATGKELIALADTIISSVKEQFNITLEQEVNIIS; encoded by the coding sequence ATGGAGATATTGCACAATATATCCCTAAAAGAATACAATACGTTTGGCATTGATGTCAATGCCAAACACTTTGTCTCTGTATCGTCTGTAAACGAACTCATTATGGCTCTGAAAAACAGCGATTACCCTAAAAAGTTTATCCTCGGGGGCGGCAGTAATATGCTGCTGACCAAAGATATCGATGCATTAGTTATCAGGGTAGACATAAAGGGCATCTCTGTAGCAGAAGCCGGCAACGGGTATGCATTAATCGAAGCAAATGCAGGAGAAAACTGGCATCAATTCGTATTATGGACGTTGCAGAACAACTACGGAGGCATAGAGAACCTGTCTTTAATTCCGGGGAATGTCGGAAGCGCCCCTATTCAAAATATAGGCGCCTACGGAGTAGAGCTCAAAGATGTATTTCATTCATGCAGGGCTATAAACATAAACACCCTGGAAACTGAAACATTCTCATTAGAAGACTGTAAGTTCGCTTATCGCGATTCTATATTTAAAACCAGCTATAAAGGGCAATATGTAATAACCTCCCTGACTCTGAAACTAACCACGGAGAACCATCTATTACACACCCGGTACGGCGCAATTCAAAACACCCTGAAAGAAAAAGGGATTGCGGAACCTACAATTCAAGATATATCTGATGCCGTAATCAGCATCAGGCAAAGTAAGCTACCCGACCCCAAAAAGATCGGAAATAGCGGAAGCTTCTTTAAAAATCCGGTTATTTCAAAAAAAGAATTTGACAGCTTTATAGAGAAAAATCCGGCAGCTCCCTATTATATAGTCTCTGAAAGCGAAGTTAAAGTTCCGGCCGGATGGCTTATTGAACAAGCCGGTTTTAAAGGCAAAAGATTCGGTGACGCCGGTGTTCACAATAAACAGGCCTTGGTACTGGTAAATCACGGAAAGGCTACAGGAAAAGAACTGATAGCCCTGGCAGACACCATTATATCAAGCGTTAAAGAGCAATTTAACATCACTCTGGAACAAGAAGTTAATATTATTTCGTAA
- a CDS encoding RNA polymerase sigma factor, with translation MAERSLIEIQIIRLLKDKNEEGMSLLYDNYGETLYGIAFKVTKNEELAEDVLQESLIKIWKKIHTYDEDKSKLFTWLFRITRNTAIDKIRSRNLKADQEIQIDNSNVYKVGIESITPEHLDLKDHLDSIDEKYKIVLEALFFQGMTQQEASEELDIPLGTIKSRLKIGLRELRKIYGPLISVLFYAMM, from the coding sequence ATGGCCGAACGAAGTTTAATAGAAATACAGATCATTCGTTTACTGAAAGACAAGAATGAAGAAGGAATGAGTTTACTTTACGACAACTATGGAGAAACACTCTACGGGATCGCTTTTAAGGTTACTAAAAACGAAGAGCTCGCCGAAGATGTGCTCCAGGAAAGTCTCATCAAAATCTGGAAAAAAATCCATACTTATGACGAGGATAAATCGAAGCTATTTACATGGCTTTTCAGGATCACCCGCAATACTGCCATAGATAAAATCAGGAGTAGAAATTTAAAAGCGGACCAAGAAATCCAAATCGATAACTCGAACGTATATAAAGTAGGAATTGAGAGCATTACGCCCGAACATTTAGACCTGAAAGACCATTTAGACTCCATCGATGAGAAATACAAAATTGTTCTGGAAGCATTATTTTTTCAGGGAATGACGCAGCAGGAGGCAAGCGAAGAGCTCGATATTCCGCTAGGAACGATTAAATCCCGGCTGAAAATTGGCTTAAGGGAACTAAGAAAGATTTATGGCCCGTTGATATCAGTTTTATTTTATGCTATGATGTAA
- a CDS encoding anti-sigma factor domain-containing protein, producing MKKDVKILLESDLLEKYLLGDTTALEETRIEHYIEAHPEVEERFNELQEDLEFYAKSYARPIPRNIKSNVLDQIRKEERQLSSKRGMPWYYVAASVAAIAFAATTVLLWNQNRLLSTEKNSVASQISNLKSEIVATNSKLQDMKSNYAVLNNPETKKYVLSGNERARQLKTVAYINPEEKLSAINIVSLPDLSEEKEFQMWANIDGELVHLGTLEKADRKLLSLPYQEGIQGYNIYMVPKGFTGEASAENMVASIDLE from the coding sequence ATGAAAAAAGATGTAAAAATATTATTGGAAAGCGATTTGCTCGAAAAGTATCTTTTAGGTGATACTACAGCACTTGAGGAAACTCGTATTGAGCATTACATAGAAGCTCATCCTGAGGTTGAAGAACGATTTAATGAGTTACAGGAAGACCTGGAGTTTTATGCTAAGTCATATGCCCGTCCGATCCCCCGTAATATAAAAAGCAATGTCCTTGACCAGATAAGAAAAGAAGAAAGACAACTTTCATCCAAAAGGGGTATGCCCTGGTATTATGTTGCTGCCAGTGTTGCTGCCATAGCCTTTGCCGCAACAACAGTACTGCTTTGGAATCAAAACAGATTATTATCTACAGAAAAGAATAGCGTTGCCAGCCAAATTTCCAATCTGAAAAGTGAAATTGTGGCTACCAATTCTAAACTTCAGGATATGAAAAGCAATTATGCCGTTTTAAACAATCCGGAAACAAAAAAATATGTATTAAGCGGTAACGAAAGAGCAAGACAATTAAAAACTGTTGCATATATTAATCCCGAAGAAAAATTATCTGCTATCAATATTGTCTCATTGCCCGATCTGTCAGAAGAAAAAGAATTCCAGATGTGGGCAAATATAGATGGAGAGCTGGTTCACTTGGGAACTTTAGAAAAAGCCGACCGGAAACTCCTTTCCTTACCTTATCAGGAAGGAATACAAGGCTATAATATATATATGGTCCCTAAAGGGTTTACCGGGGAAGCTTCCGCAGAAAATATGGTCGCTAGTATTGACCTGGAATAA
- a CDS encoding membrane or secreted protein, with the protein MKLVLITIVLLGLAFAGIAIKIWAKKDGKFAGTCASQSPFLNKEGEACGYCGKLPEEQDCKKEQLN; encoded by the coding sequence ATGAAGCTTGTACTCATTACCATTGTATTATTAGGTCTTGCATTCGCAGGAATCGCTATAAAAATATGGGCAAAAAAAGACGGTAAATTTGCCGGTACCTGCGCAAGTCAATCCCCTTTTCTCAATAAAGAGGGTGAAGCATGCGGTTATTGCGGTAAATTACCCGAAGAACAAGACTGCAAAAAAGAACAATTAAATTAA